The Lichenihabitans psoromatis genome contains a region encoding:
- a CDS encoding cupin domain-containing protein, producing MTFDPDFDQTLKLGARLKAVRQSHQLSQRALAKRVGLAHSTLSLIESNQMNPSVGALKRILDGIPIGLAAFFSFEPEPSRTVFYAAEDLVEIGKGPISFRQVGDTLFGRALQILKERYEPGADTGRVPLTHKGEEGGIVLSGRLEVTVGDERKILGAGDAYYFESHRPHRFRCVGPQACEVVSACTPPTF from the coding sequence ATGACGTTCGACCCGGATTTCGACCAGACCCTCAAACTCGGGGCCCGTCTCAAAGCGGTCCGACAGTCGCACCAGCTCTCGCAGCGCGCACTCGCCAAGCGCGTCGGCCTTGCTCACTCGACCCTGTCGCTGATCGAATCGAACCAGATGAATCCATCGGTCGGCGCGCTCAAGCGCATTCTCGACGGCATCCCAATCGGACTCGCGGCCTTCTTCAGCTTCGAGCCGGAGCCGAGCCGGACCGTGTTCTATGCGGCCGAGGATCTGGTCGAGATCGGCAAGGGTCCGATCTCGTTCCGGCAGGTCGGCGACACGCTATTCGGACGCGCGCTGCAGATCCTCAAGGAACGCTATGAGCCGGGTGCCGATACCGGACGCGTCCCCCTGACCCATAAGGGCGAGGAAGGCGGGATCGTGCTGAGCGGCCGGCTCGAGGTCACGGTCGGTGACGAGCGGAAGATTCTGGGGGCGGGCGACGCCTATTATTTCGAAAGCCACCGCCCGCACCGGTTTCGCTGCGTCGGCCCGCAGGCCTGTGAGGTGGTCAGCGCCTGCACACCGCCAACGTTTTAA
- the hydA gene encoding dihydropyrimidinase produces the protein MTLDLAIRGGTIVTAADVARCDVGVRDGRIVSLGEDVGPATRTIDATGLLVMPGGIDSHVHLDQFSGDGIVMADGFASGTRSAAAGGNTCVIPFALQRRGESLRASVEAYRAKAEGQSLIDYSMHLIITDPTPQVLGQELPALVKDGYTSFKVFMTYDDMVLTDRQLLEVFDVARREGALVMVHAEGYDQIKFMAERLEQGGETAPYYHAVSRPELVEREAAHRAISHAELVGIPIMIVHVSGREAMEQIEWARRRGLKIFAETCPQYLVLTADDLKGLNMDMSGAKYVCSPPPRDKASQDAIWRGLQTGVFQTFSSDHCPFRYDDDAGKTGPKARTSFRWVPNGIPGIATRLPILFSEGVKTGRLSLQEFVALTSTNHAKMYGLYPRKGSIAIGADADLALWDADKRVTITQDLMHHGADYTPYEGLEVTGWPVTTIVRGTTVFADGKVTDERNGGAFIARGASGHL, from the coding sequence ATGACCCTCGACCTCGCCATTCGTGGCGGCACCATCGTGACGGCGGCCGATGTGGCGCGCTGCGATGTCGGCGTCCGCGATGGACGCATCGTGTCGCTCGGCGAGGATGTCGGCCCCGCGACCCGCACGATCGACGCGACCGGCCTTTTGGTGATGCCCGGCGGTATCGACAGCCATGTCCATCTCGACCAGTTTTCCGGTGATGGCATCGTCATGGCGGATGGCTTTGCCAGTGGCACGCGCTCGGCGGCGGCGGGCGGCAATACCTGCGTCATCCCCTTCGCGCTGCAGCGTCGCGGGGAATCCTTGCGCGCCAGCGTCGAAGCCTATCGGGCCAAGGCCGAGGGGCAGTCGCTGATCGACTACAGCATGCACCTCATCATCACCGACCCGACGCCGCAGGTGCTCGGCCAGGAACTCCCGGCCTTGGTGAAGGATGGCTACACCTCGTTCAAGGTCTTCATGACCTATGACGACATGGTGCTGACCGACCGGCAACTGCTCGAGGTGTTCGACGTCGCGCGGCGCGAAGGCGCGCTCGTGATGGTCCATGCCGAAGGCTACGACCAGATCAAATTCATGGCGGAGCGTCTGGAGCAGGGTGGCGAAACCGCGCCTTATTATCATGCCGTCTCCCGTCCCGAACTGGTCGAGCGGGAGGCCGCCCACCGCGCCATCTCGCATGCCGAACTGGTCGGTATTCCGATCATGATCGTCCATGTGTCCGGTCGGGAGGCGATGGAGCAGATCGAATGGGCGCGTCGCCGCGGCCTGAAGATCTTCGCCGAAACCTGCCCGCAATATCTCGTGCTGACGGCCGACGATCTCAAAGGCCTCAACATGGACATGAGCGGCGCGAAATATGTCTGTTCTCCGCCACCGCGCGACAAGGCCTCACAGGACGCGATTTGGCGCGGGCTGCAGACCGGCGTGTTCCAGACCTTTTCGTCGGACCATTGCCCGTTCCGATACGACGACGACGCGGGCAAGACCGGGCCGAAGGCGCGCACGTCGTTTCGTTGGGTGCCGAACGGCATTCCGGGCATCGCGACGCGCCTTCCGATCCTGTTCTCGGAAGGCGTCAAGACGGGGCGTCTCTCGCTGCAGGAGTTCGTCGCCCTGACGTCGACCAACCATGCCAAGATGTACGGCCTCTATCCTCGGAAAGGCTCGATCGCGATCGGTGCGGATGCCGATCTGGCACTGTGGGACGCCGACAAGCGGGTGACGATCACGCAGGATCTGATGCACCACGGGGCCGACTACACTCCCTATGAGGGCTTAGAGGTGACAGGCTGGCCGGTCACGACGATCGTCCGGGGCACGACCGTCTTCGCCGATGGCAAGGTCACGGACGAGCGGAATGGCGGCGCTTTCATTGCGCGCGGGGCGTCTGGCCACCTCTAG
- a CDS encoding cysteine desulfurase-like protein, translating to MALDLDTVRSRFPALADGFAYFDNAGGSLVLGSVADRIRDYLLTTSVQTGASYPASRRAVERLAEARRRIALLLNAARPEEIVLGPSSTILCQFLARSMEGRLQPGDEIVVTDFDHESNIGPWRALEKRGIVIKTWSLDPDTLTIDLDALDALMTDRTRLVAVTHTSNILGTINPVAEIAARVHARGAEIAVDAVAYAPHRAVDVQAWDVDYYVFSFYKTYGPHFAVLYGKYDKLLELDGLYHYFYGKDKVPMKLEPGNTNYELAWGAAGIVDYLDDLGGGTGDRAAITRAFDDIAAHEAVLAERLLAYLRTRNDTRVIGHRTSDAAVRVPTIAFKMEGRESQAVVQHTDQDSIGIRFGDFHSRRLIEHLGLADNGGVVRVSLVHYNTLDEVDRLIGSLDRLPS from the coding sequence ATGGCCCTTGATCTCGACACCGTCCGCAGCCGGTTTCCGGCTCTCGCCGACGGCTTTGCTTATTTCGACAATGCGGGCGGCTCGCTCGTGCTCGGCTCCGTGGCCGATCGCATTCGCGACTATCTGCTGACCACCAGCGTCCAGACCGGGGCGAGCTATCCTGCCTCCCGACGCGCCGTGGAGCGCCTGGCCGAAGCCCGCCGCCGGATTGCCTTGCTGCTGAATGCGGCTCGGCCGGAGGAGATCGTGCTCGGACCGTCGAGCACGATCCTCTGCCAGTTTCTGGCGCGTTCGATGGAGGGTAGGCTTCAGCCGGGCGACGAGATCGTCGTGACTGACTTCGATCATGAATCGAACATCGGTCCGTGGCGCGCCCTCGAAAAGCGCGGCATCGTCATCAAGACGTGGAGCCTCGACCCCGATACGCTGACGATCGATCTCGATGCGCTCGATGCGCTGATGACCGACCGGACGCGGCTCGTCGCCGTCACCCATACGTCGAACATCCTCGGCACCATCAACCCGGTGGCCGAAATCGCGGCCCGCGTCCACGCGCGGGGCGCCGAAATCGCGGTCGACGCCGTGGCTTATGCGCCCCATCGCGCCGTCGACGTTCAGGCCTGGGACGTCGATTACTACGTGTTCAGCTTCTACAAGACGTATGGGCCGCATTTCGCGGTGCTGTACGGCAAATACGACAAGCTTTTGGAGTTGGACGGGCTCTATCACTACTTCTACGGCAAAGACAAAGTGCCCATGAAGCTCGAGCCCGGCAACACCAATTACGAACTTGCCTGGGGCGCAGCCGGGATCGTCGATTATCTCGACGACCTTGGCGGGGGGACCGGCGATCGCGCCGCCATCACGCGCGCCTTCGACGATATCGCGGCGCACGAGGCGGTACTGGCCGAGCGGCTGTTGGCTTATCTCCGCACCCGGAACGACACACGCGTCATCGGTCATCGCACGAGCGACGCGGCCGTTCGTGTCCCCACCATCGCGTTCAAGATGGAGGGCCGGGAGTCCCAAGCGGTTGTCCAGCACACCGACCAGGATTCGATCGGCATTCGGTTCGGCGACTTCCACTCGCGTCGCTTGATCGAGCATCTCGGATTAGCCGACAATGGTGGTGTGGTGCGCGTCTCCTTGGTGCATTACAACACGCTCGACGAGGTCGATCGACTCATCGGTAGTCTCGATCGTCTGCCGAGCTGA